CTTATAGGCCTCAGATATATccttcacggagctgcagaatttcacccagaatttgttctgagcctttttagCTCactcttgtattttcttagctcagccttatagacatTCCAATTGTATGTTACCCTTGTGACTGTCGCCCTATTGACGAGCCTTCTGCAACCCTTCCTTAACCTATCCAGTTCTGAGGTCCGCCATAGCGCTCGTAGTTTGTTCCTTGTTATGCCTagaggacatgctgacacaagcgagtcattcagggccttcgttatGCTTTTGATcattatgtctatgtcctccgcagtttcctcTTCCCTTTCTGGTCTAGAGGGGATAGACGTGccgaatgtgtgccgaaatttatcccaatccaacTTTCTTCTGTTGAGACCATCGACCACTACTATAGTATTTTTTCCAAGGCTGATCAGAGAAGCTCGGGCAGTCTAGCACTTCCCAGTGACATAACATTCCGCTAATATTCTCTGATAGAAATATAACATCTAGTTCCTCCTGCGTGTTCcttgtaataaaggtcggtttatttcctttattacaaatcgccacaTTGCAActcataatatattcgataaacaGCTCAACCTTctcgttgatatcagattttctGGTGATGTGCGTTGGCATCACTTCCCACTTTCCCTGCCGAATCTGTTACAAGCAGCCACTTAAAGCTTGAAGGCGGTATTTCTGAATCATGcgccatatatatggaagccaagcagtaatgagacttataagtttcaaggctggctactactgaatcctTAGTGCTtaacgacggaagaagaaaaatatttagtctgctttttgcaagaatacagtctCCTACATGGGAGATACATCATTTTTCGCACCCTTAAGTGGTTTAAGTCCAGGATTTCTTATTCCACGaaacattcctccacacacacaTATTTCCTGGATAGGTAAGTTTAGGTAAGCGTGACAGTCATTTACAGATTCACTTTGAATATttaaggtccattgtgataccacagtagcgacagactaaagcttctggaaggaaacgaacccacgacccctgcactggtaatccaagcacgctatcaACTCACCTACCGGGGcgtcctggataagaaccacatcaAATCCTCCTTCCATCAGAAGTAgttttagtgccgccgaagcggccttacaatggtggatgtagatctgtagaaaccggaccattgtCAGGATGCTGAATGTCCACCATTGTTTTATTAACCTCTTCTTCTGAGTCTTCTGCGTCCGACAGGAGTTCACCCTCACCACATTCGCtcgttgagaaagcagtggaaccactcttcctaaaaacactggacacttgcgatgtggacgattcctctttAGATGCTACACAAGCTGCTACTGTCGGAGTACCTTTCGATTTTAGTCTTTCTCCGCTGGCACACTCATCGCGCCCAATCCAAACGGATGACCCAACCACACAGGGTTTGGCGGGTCCCGTTTAGATGCCTTCCCCTCATGTTTTGATCGTGGAAGGGGGATATTAATTCTCATGCTATCCGTCAGTTCCTCAGATAGGTGTTGGTTGGGCCCGAATGTCTCCTTGTCGCTACGTTCCCGTCAGTATGGATGCGCTGCAGAAAGCCATTGTACGGGAATGGACAAAAAATCGGTAAATTACAttcttactttttatacccaccaccgaaggagtgGGGTAAGCACCCCcagaaaagaaatttaattgcaaattttgccctggaacattccatttaggaacaggggcaaacttctcacatatcaatgagtgcagtctgatttccgattcaactttaagctcaattataaggggcctcctttttatagacacgtccgaacggagtgccggagtgcgacacttctttggagagaagttttacttgacttagtacctcataaatgttgtcagcattaggaggggaaaaccaccgctgaaaatattttctgatggtctctccagtattcgaaccgaggcgttcagcgtcataggcggacatgctaacctctgcgctacgggggcctccgaatttaaatattttcataatattaaacaaattttgcaaatttgattGATATTCAAAGGATTTTAAAGGGatctcgaggggcctaacataatttactgtatcaaatgtcagcgaaatcggacaataaatgcgccctatatgggctcaaggccttaaatcgagggatcggtttatatggcagctatatccatatctggaacgatctgatcCGTATTGAACGAGGATGTCGTGagtccccaaatttcagcgaagtcggataatatatgtgactTCAATTGGCCTAGAACCtttaattggcagatcggtcattACTCGGGgtttatcatgatatagcccgatataaaccatcgaacttagcctgcctatgaacaaagtttcaggtcaatatcgctatttttaaagactgtagcgtgatttcaacagacggacggacatgactagatagtCTTAGGTTTTTAAGGCGATCAAGTGTGTAAATGCTTTTTAGGatcggggtatattcactttgtcattccgtttgcaacacatcgaaatatccatttccgaccctacaaagtatatataaagggtgatttttttgaggttaggattttcatgcattagtatttgacagatcacgtgggatttcagacatggtgtcaaagagaaagatgcgcagtatgctttgacatttcatcatgaatagacttactaacgagcaacgcttgcaaatcattgaattttattaccaaaatcagtgttcggttcgaaatgtgttcattcaccgtaacgttgcgtccaacagcatctttgaaaaaatacggtccaatgattccaccagcgtacaaaccacaccaaacagtgcatttttcgggatgcatgggcagttcttgaacggcttctggttgctcttcactccaaatgaggcaattttgcttatttacgtagccattcaaccagaaatgagcctcatcgctgaacaaaatttgtcaaaatttgaacacatttcgaaccgaacactgattttggtaataaaattcaatgatttgcaagcgttgctcgttagtaagtctattcatgatgaaatgtcaaagcatactgagcatctttctctttgacaccatgtctgaaatcccacgtgatctgtcaaatactaatgcatgaaaatcctaacctcaaaaaaatcaccctttattattgatcagcgtaaaaatctaagacgatctagccatgtccgtccgtctgtctgttggaatcacgctacagccttaaaaaatagaaatattgagctgaaattttgcacagattctttttttttatccataagttaagttcgatgatgggctatatcggactttatcttgatatagcccccatatagaccgatccgccgatttagggtcataggcccataaaagccacatttattgtccgattttgctgaaatttgagaaaaagagttgtgttaggcccttcgacatccttcgtcaatttggcccagatcggtccagatttggatatagctgccatatagaccgatcctccgatttagggtcttaggcccataaaagccacattttttatccgattttgcagaaatttgggacagtgagttgtgttaggcccttcaacattcttcgtcaatttggctcagatcggtccagatttggatatagctgccatatagaccgatcctccgacttatggtattaggcccatagaagccgcatttattatctgatttcgctgaaatttgggacagtgagttgtgttaggccatacgacatccttcgtcaatttggcccagataggtctagatttggatatagctgccatatataccgatcctccgacttagggtattaggcccatagaagccacattaatatctgatttcgctgaaatctgggacagtgagttgtgttaggccgtacgccatccttcgtcaattttacccagatcggtccggatttggttatagctgccctatagaccgatcctctgatttagggtcttagtgctataaaagccacatttattttccgatttcgctgaaatttgggatagcgagttTTGTTATtcccttcgccatccttcgtcaatttggcatttATCggatcaggtttggatatagcagcgATATAgaccgccgaaatttgggacagtgagttaagtaaagcccctcgagatacttctgcaatatgggacaaatcggttcaaatttggttatagctgccatatagaccgatctctcgatttaatgttttgggcctttGTTGTCCAATATATTTCGAATATATCCCCTGTCCTTTGGTATTGGGTATACAAATGTCATTCgtattggtaacacttcgtgtcagcaaCAATCTAAGATAAGcgtaaaaaaattgaaacagtttataaaaaaatttaagtagaatatgaattcaagcatcacatttggatatgaaataCTATGCATGTATAACATAAGTCTGTTTTCATTTCCTATAGTTTACCCTGTATTGCTAGAGAGTGCGTATTTGGAATTCACTCAGTTACTTTCACCTCTATTATGTATGTCGTAGTCACAACGAATTCCTGTCGTTTATTGTGAATGGTATTACATATGTCGTTTTTCGCCTGAAATGCGACTATGTTTAAAATCTATTACATTTTTTGGTATTATGTATGCCGTTTTTTAACGAGAAATTCGACAGAAACAGTCGTAGAGAATTTTTCAAGTGACAagattaaaaattacaaaaactgaataaaaataattagaaaaatGAATAACAGCAAAACGTAAGTCTTAGTATCAAACATTTGTGCATTGTTTacctaaaattattcaattATACATATTTAAAGGATAAAGAAAACgacaccaaaacaatttgaagCTCTTGTGGATTTTATGTGTCAAAACCCAAATATAGCTAAAGGATACCATAAAAACACAGACAAGTTGTCCATTAAAGAGCAGTGGAATAATTTGCAAAGGAAGCTGAATAGTTTAGGCCCTCCCACACGTGAGGCTGAAGGTTGGATGAAGGTATGGGCAGATATGAAGAGCAGCGTTAAGAAGAAAATCGTGCACAATAAGATGGAAAGCCGTGCAACTGGTGGAGGCATTTTCAACCAGAAGTTGTTGACACCTTTGGAGGAGGCAGTAGCAGGACTACTGCAAATCAATTCTATTGTAAGTCCAGAATGCCCATCCATCGGTGTTCAAAGCTCGCCGGTAAACCTGATTCAAGAAATTTTGGAGGACGAAGTTGATGGACACGTCAGCGAGGACAATGTAGAAGTGGATATCCAACCCAATACTTCCACTCGAAAAAGGAAGCAACGAACTGTGGACAAAAATGTACTTCTGGATCAACAGCTTAtaattaagattaagattataAGCATTGGTTTCGTCTTCTTCGTCAGAAGATGAAAAATTTGCAACACTtagcatttttattttactttttattacgAAACGTTTAAAAAGCCGGCAATTGTaactcaaatattttcaatcagCTGATGTTTTTATCACTGGGTAGTTcagaatttattaaaatatgtaGGATACGTCTATTACAAAAACACTCACgtcattttttttacataatacCAACGAAATGTAAATTCGAGTTCGACTACGActgctctcgaaattcgactacGACATACATAATAAGGGTGTTTGTGTTCATGATGCCTATGACCGCGTTCTTCATCTTCTCTCTCTATCAGTGATACTTGAACCAAGTTTGCCAAAGGCAAATATGGTCACTAATCGCATTGCTGTCATTGCGataagtttttgttgttgcttgggAATAGCATTTTCCTGTTTTGGTGACGACATACTGCGTACAAACAACAATACATGCATTGTTTATGTTTTCGGTTGTTGCATTTGAGCTTTGTTGTATTATGATATACGTGCGTGGTAGTATTTTGTGTGTACAGCGAAATTGTAATGCACCGACTATTACACACATTTAAAAAGCATTTAATGCCGCTGCGCATGGTTACAATGACTTTGACATCTACTAACGGAATTACGGCAATGCGGTAATACCCATATGCAATACTGTGTCAGTACCAGCAGAGATGCCGAAAGACGCATAATAACAACATGTAAAAACTTGATAAGCTCGGTCAGACCGAACCTGGGGCACGCCCCACCATGTATTCtacaaaaaatgtaaacatattAAAATAGTTTAGACCTGGGGTAATTtgaataaatcaaatcgggtaatgattGACTCTTTTAGATTCTAAAGAAGTCCTATAGGGGAGATTTACATATTACTTACGTAATGGTAAGAGGGCGTTCGTGTACTCCACGTACCGCCTTTTATCTtactcggataaaaattgaggtacATAGAGACTAAAGTACCCAAATAACGGCACTAATTTTTATAAGGGCTACagctattatacccaccaccatagaatggttgtacaccaatctagtcattccatttgtaacacctcgcaatattgatatgcgaccccatcaagtatatttatattcttgatcgtctcgacattctgagtctaactAACCGTGTCTGAccgtccgactgtcgaaatcacgataacggtcgaacgcgtaaagcttaccgcttgaaattttgcaccgatatttcctattgatgtaggttgttggaggCTGtgtcacatcggttcagatttggataaagccctcacataaacagatccccggatttgacatcttgagccctaagaagccgcaattttcatccgatttggctgaaatgtggaacatagacttgagttatgatttccaacatccgtcccaagtatgatccgaatcggtccaaataCAGATATAggcccaatataaaccgatccccggtttatatgggggcttcttgagcctttagaagcctcaatttgcatccgatttggctgaaatttgaagtcatatcgggatatcggtatttAGGGGGCCTATATataaccatattgaccgatttggataaaacctGGCACTGATAATGtaagtgtaaataaataaattacaaattcaaACCGGGGATCGCTTTATagggggggctatatctgtttatgaggATGAGGGAAATCGTAACACAAGTCCTTTGGAGGCTATGTCAGTTTACAGACCGAttaggatcgtacttggcatggatattgaaagtcataacacaagtctttgttccaaatttcagccaaatcggatgaaaattgaggcttctagaggcccaagaagtcaagtcatgggatcagtttacatgggggctatgtccccaaagaggtgtcgcatttcGGCAAGCCGTTCGGTCTCGTCTATTAAAAGGAGCCTCCCTATGATTGAGCtcgaacttaaatcggacagcactcattgatatgtgagaagtttgcgtgtcgcctccggtcttaaacagttcagctgaTAACCagccggctcctgctgccttgttattcttcagtcgggtcaatGCTACTCATCATTCTGGATATAAACATTAaaaaccatcatcagggattggttttgcgATA
The genomic region above belongs to Stomoxys calcitrans chromosome 5, idStoCalc2.1, whole genome shotgun sequence and contains:
- the LOC131997620 gene encoding uncharacterized protein LOC131997620, which gives rise to MNNSKTIKKTTPKQFEALVDFMCQNPNIAKGYHKNTDKLSIKEQWNNLQRKLNSLGPPTREAEGWMKVWADMKSSVKKKIVHNKMESRATGGGIFNQKLLTPLEEAVAGLLQINSIVSPECPSIGVQSSPVNLIQEILEDEVDGHVSEDNVEVDIQPNTSTRKRKQRTVDKNVLLDQQLIIKIKIISIGFVFFVRR